A stretch of Suncus etruscus isolate mSunEtr1 chromosome 9, mSunEtr1.pri.cur, whole genome shotgun sequence DNA encodes these proteins:
- the LOC126018671 gene encoding LOW QUALITY PROTEIN: olfactory receptor 10AG1-like (The sequence of the model RefSeq protein was modified relative to this genomic sequence to represent the inferred CDS: deleted 1 base in 1 codon) produces the protein MELVLQCQGDGEQMKMEKANITTMVGFVLLGFSDIPNFRWTLFAIFLVIYLTILMCNSIIILLTSIDPILQTPMYFFLSNFSFLEICYVTVTIPRMLTDLLTQKGNISFLACATQMCFVLMLGGSECVLLTVMAYDRYVAICNPLHYPLVMNHKVCVQLVISSWMCSIPAVIGQTCQIFSLPFCGSHTINHFFCDIPPILKLACGDTFVNEIAVYVVAVVFIMVPFLLIVVSYGKIISNILKLSSAKGRSKAFSTCSSHLIVVVLFYGTATITYLQPKPNQSEGVGKLISLFYTVLIPTLNPIIYTLRNKDIMASLRKLLTKLII, from the exons ATGGAGCTGGTATTGCAGTGTCAGGGAG ATGGAGAACAAATG AAGATGGAAAAGGCAAATATCACTACAATGGTAGGATTTGTTCTGTTGGGGTTTTCTGATATTCCCAATTTCCGCTGGACTCTATTTGCAATATTCTTAGTCATTTATCTTACTATCCTAATGTGTAATAGCATCATAATTCTGTTAACAAGCATTGACCCCATTCTCCAGACCCCTATGTACTTCTTTCTCAgcaatttttcctttttagaaatcTGTTATGTAACTGTCACCATTCCAAGAATGCTCACAGACCTTTTGACCCAGAAGGGAAACATTTCTTTCTTGGCTTGTGCAACCCAAATGTGTTTTGTCCTTATGCTGGGTGGCTCAGAGTGTGTCCTCCTAACTGTGATGGCTTATGACCGTTACGTGGCCATCTGTAACCCTCTGCACTATCCTCTCGTCATGAACCACAAAGTTTGTGTCCAGCTGGTGATTTCTTCCTGGATGTGTAGCATTCCAGCTGTCATTGGACAAACATGCCAGATTTTCTCTCTGCCCTTCTGTGGTTCTCACACAATAAATCATTTCTTCTGTGACATTCCCCCGATTCTTAAGCTAGCGTGTGGGGACACttttgtgaatgagattgccgtCTATGTCGTTGCTGTTGTATTTATTATGGTTCCCTTTCTTTTGATTGTCGTTTCCTATGGCAAAATTATCTCCAACATTCTGAAGTTATCATCAGCCAAAGGGAGGTCTAAAGCCTTCTCGACCTGTTCTTCTCACCTGATAGTTGTTGTCCTGTTCTATGGAACAGCCACCATTACTTATTTACAACCCAAACCCAATCAATCGGAAGGAGTCGGGAAacttatctctcttttttatacTGTTTTGATTCCAACATTAAATCCCATTATATACACCCTGAGGAACAAGGACATCATGGCATCACTTAGAAAACTGCTAACTAAGCTAATAATCTGA
- the LOC126017876 gene encoding olfactory receptor 10AG1-like, with the protein MEEQKKQAKVNLTAMTEFVLLGFSDIPNSQMLLFVIFFFVYLAIVFGNGIIVLIIILDQSLQTPMYFFLGNFSFLEICYVSVTLPRMLKNLWTQRRSISLFACATQMSFVLTLGNVECLLLTAMAYDRYVAICNPLHYPMVMNQKFCVQLVAACWFTGITTEIGQTSQIFSLSFCKSNQINHFFCDIPPMLKLACGNTFMNEMLVFTVAVVFVMVPFLLILGSYSKIISTILKVPSATGRSKAFSTCFSHIIVVVLFFGSAAITYLRPKSKKSSRADKFFSLFYTIVTPMFNPIIYTLRNKDVTMALKKLLP; encoded by the coding sequence ATGGAAGAGCAGAAAAAACAGGCAAAAGTAAATCTCACTGCCATGACAGAATTTGTTCTTTTGGGGTTTTCTGATATTCCCAACTCTCAAATGTTActttttgtcatatttttctttgtgtactTGGCTATTGTGTTCGGGAAtggcatcattgttctcataatcatCTTGGACCAGTCTCTTCAAACTCCCATGTATTTTTTCCTTGGTAATTTCTCCTTTTTGGAAATCTGCTATGTCTCTGTCACTCTTCCAAGAATGCTCAAAAATCTTTGGACCCAGAGAAGAAGCATTTCTTTATTTGCCTGTGCAACACAGATGAGTTTTGTCCTTACGCTAGGAAACGTGGAGTGCCTCCTTTTGACGGCAATGGCGTATGACCGCTATGTTGCCATCTGCAACCCTCTGCACTATCCAATGGTCATGAACCAGAAGTTCTGTGTCCAGCTGGTGGCTGCCTGCTGGTTTACTGGTATTACCACAGAGATAGGTCAAACCAGCCAGATTTTCTCTTTATCATTTTGTAAATCCAACCAAATCAATCACTTCTTCTGTGACATCCCTCCAATGCTCAAGTTGGCCTGTGGGAACACATTTATGAACGAGATGTTGGTCTTCACAGTTGCCGTGGTATTTGTGATGGTTCCTTTCCTGCTAATCCTTGGATCCTATAGTAAAATCATCTCCACCATCTTGAAGGTACCATCTGCAACAGGACGTTCCAAAGCCTTCTCGACTTGCTTCTCTCATATCAtagttgtggttttattttttggatcgGCAGCAATCACTTATTTAAGACCCAAATCCAAAAAGTCCTCCAGAGCAGACaagtttttttcacttttctataCAATAGTCACCCCAATGTTTAATCCCATAATATATACTCTAAGAAATAAGGATGTTACCATGGCGTTGAAGAAATTGCTGCCTTAA
- the LOC126018672 gene encoding olfactory receptor 10AG1-like: protein MESSEQNPSRENYTTVVEFILISFSDVPELQGFLFGVFLTIYATILMGNSLILIITKTDASLQTPMYFFLGNFSFLEICFVSVTAPRLLADLCRQNRNISFVACAIQMYFFLILGATECFSLTVMAYDRYVAICNPLLYHLIMNNRFCIQLAMVCWVSAIPLYTGFTYHVFSLSFCGPNEMNHFFCDIPPVVKLACGDIFMTEMFVYAIAVFVAATPFILILGSYVNIISTILKLPSATGRAKAFSTCSSHLTVVILFFGSGIIVYFKPISSPSTGMEKILSLIYTIVIPMFNPMIYCLKNKDVMVALRRFLLKFKSIAFYSKA, encoded by the coding sequence aTGGAATCCTCAGAACAAAATCCCTCAAGGGAAAACTATACTACAGTGGTGGAATTCATTCTAATCAGTTTCTCTGACGTTCCTGAACTTCAAGGATTTCTTTTTGGAGTATTTTTGACAATCTATGCAACAATTTTGATGGGAAATAGCCTGATTCTTATAATAACCAAAACTGATGCTTCCCTCCAGACCCCCATGTATTTTTTCCTtgggaatttttctttcttggaaatATGCTTTGTGTCAGTCACTGCCCCCAGATTACTAGCAGATCTTTGTAgacaaaacagaaatatttccTTTGTGGCCTGTgctattcaaatgtatttttttctaatcttggGTGCTACTGAGTGCTTTTCTCTCACTGTAATGGCTTATGATAGGTACGTCGCCATTTGTAACCCATTACTGTACCATCTTATCATGAACAATAGATTTTGCATTCAATTGGCAATGGTCTGTTGGGTCAGTGCAATTCCATTATACACTGGGTTCACCTACCATGTCTTCTCTCTATCCTTCTGTGGTCCTAATGAGATGAATCATTTCTTCTGTGACATACCACCAGTAGTTAAGCTTGCTTGTGGGGACATATTCATGACTGAGATGTTTGTTTATGCAATTGCTGTTTTTGTTGCTGCCACTCCTTTTATACTGATACTGGGATCATATGTGAACATCATCTCTACTATTCTGAAGCTGCCATCAGCAACTGGAAGAGCCAAGGCTTTCTCTACTTGCTCTTCTCATCTCActgttgtgattttattttttggatctgGCATCATTGTATACTTTAAACCAATATCCAGTCCTTCCACTGGCATGGAGAAAATATTATCCCTAATATATACCATTGTCATACCCATGTTTAACCCAATGATATACTGTTTGAAAAACAAAGATGTTATGGTGGCACTGAGAAGATTTCTACTAAAATTCAAAAGCATAGCATTTTACTCTAAAGCATAA